In a single window of the Actinomycetota bacterium genome:
- the hrcA gene encoding heat-inducible transcription repressor HrcA: MLDERKTSILRAVVQEYIGSGQPVGSTHVAAAPGVKVSSATVRNEMAVLEQEGYLVQPHTSAGRVPTDKGYRFFVDHLTQPGRLDEPSVQQVREFFDTAHGRLEEMLARTSHLVAGLTSYASVVLGPAHEAAVVRSVQVVGLSARLAMVVAVMSNGSVESDQIELEDDVGDARLAAATAHLQQALAGCALADLPAVPSTGDFAVDMISARAVAALGHCLDEGDHVYVGGASAMASAFDAVAVVRQVLQTLEQQYVVVSLVRDVLDRGLSVAIGAEHGVEPLAACSVVVAPVVVDGEQLGTVGVLGPTRMNYPQALATVDVVSERLAQRLAEG, encoded by the coding sequence ATGCTCGACGAGCGCAAGACCTCCATCCTGCGGGCCGTCGTGCAGGAGTACATCGGCAGCGGGCAGCCTGTGGGCTCGACGCACGTGGCCGCCGCGCCCGGTGTCAAGGTCTCCTCGGCGACGGTGCGCAACGAGATGGCGGTGCTCGAACAGGAGGGCTATCTCGTCCAACCGCACACGTCGGCCGGGCGCGTGCCCACCGACAAGGGGTACCGGTTCTTCGTCGACCACCTCACCCAGCCGGGCCGCTTGGACGAGCCCTCGGTGCAGCAGGTGCGTGAGTTCTTCGACACCGCGCACGGTCGACTGGAAGAGATGCTCGCCCGCACCTCGCACCTCGTCGCCGGCTTGACCAGCTATGCCTCGGTCGTGCTCGGGCCGGCCCACGAAGCCGCGGTCGTGCGATCGGTGCAGGTGGTCGGGCTGTCCGCTCGCCTCGCGATGGTGGTCGCGGTGATGTCCAACGGCTCGGTGGAGAGCGACCAGATCGAGCTCGAGGACGACGTCGGTGACGCCCGCCTCGCCGCTGCCACTGCCCACCTGCAGCAGGCGTTGGCCGGCTGCGCGCTCGCCGATCTGCCGGCGGTGCCGAGCACGGGCGACTTCGCGGTCGACATGATCAGCGCGCGGGCTGTTGCCGCCCTCGGCCACTGCCTCGACGAGGGCGACCACGTGTACGTCGGCGGGGCGTCGGCCATGGCGAGCGCGTTCGACGCGGTCGCCGTCGTCCGCCAGGTGCTGCAGACCCTCGAGCAGCAGTACGTGGTGGTCTCGCTGGTGCGTGACGTCCTCGACCGCGGGCTGAGCGTGGCCATCGGAGCCGAGCACGGGGTGGAGCCGCTCGCCGCGTGCTCGGTCGTCGTCGCTCCCGTCGTCGTCGACGGCGAGCAGCTCGGCACCGTCGGCGTGCTCGGCCCGACCCGCATGAACTACCCACAGGCTCTGGCGACGGTCGACGTCGTCTCCGAGCGGCTGGCCCAACGCCTGGCCGAAGGCTGA
- a CDS encoding ComEC/Rec2 family competence protein, with translation MVIATVAGAWAGGSRVPVGGIAGLALCVAALARGKARATLLVAGIAFAAAGWRSGVEWAAVRSPRIGPVAANSRIVSDPDPVGGALVVVLEVEGQRFEAWTHGSPARRLRGALAGETVWIEGVRRAGPGGGWLASRHVVGRIELVRVGVRGPGPPLHRAVNRVRGLLQRGARPLGEDERSLFAGLVYGDDRHQSAELVAAFRASGLAHLSAVSGQNVGFLLAAAGPVLRRLAPWPRWLVTVGLLACFATLTRFEPSVLRAVVMAGLGATAFVSGRDRSAARLLALAVVALVLVDPLLAWSVGWWMSVTAALGLSLLAAPLAGLLPGPQWLTAPLAVTLAAQLGVLPVTLVVFGWPPAVALPANLLAVPVAGAVMLTGIPAALVGANLPDGFAAWLLWLPGMGVRWVATVARLAARVPASPLDVAVWIGVPLALVRRTRGRAAAALRDPSA, from the coding sequence GTGGTCATCGCGACCGTGGCCGGGGCATGGGCAGGGGGCTCGAGGGTGCCCGTCGGGGGCATCGCCGGCCTGGCGCTCTGCGTCGCGGCCCTTGCCAGGGGGAAGGCCCGCGCCACGTTGCTCGTCGCCGGGATCGCCTTCGCCGCTGCGGGTTGGCGTTCGGGCGTCGAGTGGGCGGCGGTGAGATCGCCGCGGATCGGGCCCGTCGCAGCCAACTCGCGGATCGTGAGCGATCCCGATCCGGTCGGCGGGGCACTGGTCGTGGTGCTCGAGGTGGAGGGGCAGCGCTTCGAGGCGTGGACCCATGGCTCCCCGGCGCGCCGGCTGCGTGGTGCTCTGGCGGGAGAGACGGTGTGGATCGAGGGTGTCCGCCGTGCAGGCCCGGGCGGTGGATGGCTCGCATCGCGCCACGTGGTGGGCAGGATCGAGCTCGTTCGGGTAGGCGTGCGGGGGCCTGGTCCACCGCTGCACCGCGCCGTGAACCGGGTGCGCGGGCTGCTCCAGCGAGGGGCGCGCCCGCTCGGCGAAGACGAACGGTCGCTGTTCGCCGGACTCGTCTACGGCGACGACCGCCACCAGTCCGCCGAGCTGGTGGCGGCGTTCCGGGCGAGCGGGCTCGCGCACCTGAGTGCCGTTTCTGGGCAAAACGTAGGTTTCCTACTCGCGGCCGCGGGCCCCGTCCTGCGGCGGCTGGCACCGTGGCCGCGGTGGCTCGTCACCGTCGGCCTGCTGGCCTGCTTCGCCACGCTCACCCGGTTCGAGCCGTCGGTGTTGCGCGCGGTCGTGATGGCCGGGCTCGGCGCGACGGCGTTCGTCAGCGGACGTGACCGGTCGGCTGCCCGCCTGCTCGCCCTGGCTGTGGTGGCGCTGGTGCTGGTCGACCCGCTGCTCGCGTGGTCGGTCGGGTGGTGGATGTCGGTCACCGCCGCGCTCGGCCTCTCCCTGCTCGCCGCCCCCCTCGCCGGGCTGCTCCCGGGACCGCAGTGGCTAACGGCCCCGCTCGCGGTGACACTCGCGGCTCAGCTCGGGGTGCTTCCGGTCACCCTGGTCGTCTTCGGCTGGCCGCCGGCGGTGGCGCTGCCGGCGAACCTGCTCGCGGTGCCCGTCGCCGGAGCGGTGATGCTCACGGGCATTCCCGCGGCGCTCGTCGGCGCGAACCTGCCGGACGGGTTCGCCGCTTGGCTGCTGTGGCTGCCCGGGATGGGTGTGCGCTGGGTGGCGACCGTGGCCCGCCTGGCGGCACGTGTGCCGGCGAGCCCGCTCGACGTGGCCGTCTGGATCGGCGTTCCGCTCGCGCTGGTGCGCCGGACGAGGGGGCGCGCCGCGGCCGCGTTGCGCGATCCTTCTGCGTAG
- a CDS encoding MFS transporter: MSTPGADTERASAFRSLRHRNARLFFGGLLVSNVGTWLQMTAMAILVYRTTGRATDLGITVMFQFLPMLVLGAWAGAVADRVDKLRMAILTQSALAVQALVLGFVDIAGWVSMPVVYVSSLVLGLINAFDNPARRGFVTELVPKADIGNAVSLNTAVMTGSRVFGPALAAMLVGPLGTGWCFVLNGLSFAAVLGSLLAMDRRELYAAVVAPRGGTPVRDALRTVVQNPSLRVVFVVLVVVSTFAFNYNVALPKLADLRWGNENLYGWLLAATSIGSVVGSLATARMRWVSMRWFLANTLLLGLSALAVAWAPNAAAAFVLVLPMGFGGAGFLASVNSITQQESPDDMRGRLMALTAVAFLGSTPIGGPVTGVVGDVVGAEWALGYGALITIAAVAVSAVVLARRPATVGAHGAADAALVSPESGRAS; the protein is encoded by the coding sequence ATGTCCACGCCGGGGGCTGACACCGAGCGCGCCTCGGCCTTCAGATCCCTGCGGCACCGCAACGCCCGGTTGTTCTTCGGCGGCCTGCTCGTGTCGAACGTCGGCACCTGGTTGCAGATGACGGCGATGGCGATCCTCGTCTACCGCACCACGGGCCGGGCCACCGACCTCGGCATCACGGTGATGTTCCAGTTCCTGCCGATGCTCGTGCTCGGCGCGTGGGCGGGCGCCGTAGCGGACCGCGTCGACAAGCTGAGAATGGCGATCCTGACCCAATCCGCGCTCGCCGTGCAGGCACTGGTGCTCGGCTTCGTCGACATCGCGGGATGGGTGTCGATGCCCGTCGTCTACGTGTCGTCGCTCGTGCTGGGGCTGATCAACGCGTTCGACAACCCGGCGCGGAGGGGGTTCGTCACCGAGCTCGTGCCGAAGGCCGACATCGGCAACGCGGTGTCGTTGAACACCGCGGTGATGACCGGCTCCCGGGTTTTCGGACCGGCCCTCGCCGCGATGCTGGTCGGCCCGCTCGGCACGGGGTGGTGCTTCGTGCTGAACGGGCTGTCGTTCGCCGCGGTACTCGGCTCGCTGCTCGCGATGGACCGCCGCGAGCTGTACGCGGCCGTCGTCGCTCCCCGTGGAGGGACGCCGGTGCGCGACGCACTGCGCACGGTGGTGCAGAACCCCTCGCTGCGGGTGGTGTTCGTGGTGCTCGTCGTCGTCAGCACGTTCGCGTTCAACTACAACGTCGCGCTGCCCAAGCTGGCCGACCTGCGCTGGGGCAACGAGAACCTGTACGGATGGCTCCTCGCGGCCACGAGCATCGGCAGCGTGGTCGGCTCGTTGGCGACAGCCAGGATGCGCTGGGTCTCGATGCGGTGGTTCCTTGCCAACACCTTGCTGCTCGGGCTCTCCGCGCTGGCGGTGGCCTGGGCGCCCAACGCCGCCGCGGCCTTCGTGCTCGTGCTGCCGATGGGCTTCGGCGGCGCCGGGTTCCTCGCCTCGGTCAACTCGATCACCCAGCAGGAGAGCCCCGACGACATGCGCGGCCGCCTGATGGCGCTGACCGCGGTCGCGTTCCTCGGCTCGACACCGATCGGTGGCCCGGTCACCGGTGTGGTCGGCGACGTCGTCGGTGCGGAGTGGGCACTCGGGTACGGCGCCTTGATCACCATCGCCGCTGTGGCGGTGTCGGCGGTGGTGCTTGCGCGGCGCCCCGCTACCGTCGGCGCGCATGGTGCTGCGGATGCTGCGCTGGTCTCGCCTGAGTCAGGCCGAGCGAGCTGA
- the hisD gene encoding histidinol dehydrogenase, translating to MVLRMLRWSRLSQAERAELVERDLGRSISPELRRQVGELIEDVRERGDVAVCDALARFDGVDVEPDGLRVGDEEWEVAQAFPDDGLRAAIAEMVGRIRRFNTELLARRGDWEFEAEPGLTVGEKVTPIASAGLFCPSGKASYPSVLAQLGGPAVVAGVPEIVVVVPPKPGTGGRVDPVVLAVAGQLGLREVFRANGPAGVAAMAFGTERIPKVVKVVGPGSWPVTVAQIEVQRWGTATMMALGPTESVVVADASADPVRLAADLLIEAEHGTDSCTLLVTTCAELAASTDAELATQIAELPAARTQAAAASLGVNGGCVLVDSLVEAAEVVNAFAPEHLQLVVRADAEADVLGRILHAGEILLGQDTPFSAANFVIGCPASLPTNGFARVSSGITAEAFVKRTAVARADSAALARMAPSVLALADVEGFPAHAAALRRRFPHL from the coding sequence ATGGTGCTGCGGATGCTGCGCTGGTCTCGCCTGAGTCAGGCCGAGCGAGCTGAGCTGGTCGAGCGCGACCTCGGCCGGTCGATCTCCCCGGAGTTGCGCCGCCAGGTCGGCGAGCTGATCGAAGACGTGCGCGAGCGCGGCGACGTCGCGGTGTGCGACGCCCTCGCCCGCTTCGACGGCGTCGACGTCGAGCCCGACGGCCTGCGCGTCGGCGACGAGGAGTGGGAGGTGGCCCAGGCCTTTCCCGACGACGGCCTGCGCGCCGCCATCGCCGAGATGGTCGGGCGCATCCGCCGCTTCAACACCGAGCTGCTCGCTCGCCGCGGCGACTGGGAGTTCGAGGCCGAACCGGGGTTGACGGTGGGGGAGAAGGTGACGCCGATCGCCTCGGCGGGGCTCTTCTGCCCGAGCGGCAAGGCGAGCTACCCGAGCGTGCTCGCTCAGCTCGGCGGGCCCGCCGTGGTCGCGGGGGTGCCCGAAATCGTCGTGGTCGTGCCCCCCAAGCCCGGCACCGGGGGCCGCGTCGACCCCGTCGTGCTCGCCGTCGCCGGCCAGCTCGGTCTGCGCGAGGTGTTCCGCGCGAACGGCCCCGCGGGCGTGGCGGCGATGGCGTTCGGCACGGAGCGCATCCCGAAGGTGGTGAAGGTGGTCGGGCCCGGGTCGTGGCCGGTGACGGTGGCCCAGATCGAGGTGCAGCGGTGGGGGACCGCGACGATGATGGCCCTCGGCCCGACGGAGAGCGTGGTCGTCGCGGACGCCTCGGCCGATCCGGTGCGCCTCGCCGCCGACTTGTTGATCGAGGCCGAGCACGGCACCGACTCGTGCACGCTGCTCGTCACCACGTGCGCGGAGCTGGCCGCGTCGACCGACGCCGAGCTCGCCACCCAGATCGCCGAACTGCCCGCCGCGAGGACGCAAGCAGCGGCCGCGTCGCTCGGCGTCAACGGTGGTTGCGTGCTCGTCGACTCGCTCGTCGAGGCCGCCGAAGTAGTCAACGCGTTCGCCCCCGAGCATCTCCAGCTCGTGGTGCGTGCCGACGCCGAGGCCGACGTGCTCGGGCGCATCCTGCACGCAGGGGAGATCCTCCTCGGCCAGGACACCCCGTTCTCGGCGGCCAACTTCGTGATCGGCTGCCCGGCGTCGCTGCCGACGAACGGCTTCGCGCGGGTGTCGAGCGGGATCACCGCCGAGGCTTTCGTGAAGCGCACCGCCGTCGCGCGTGCCGACAGCGCGGCTCTCGCGCGGATGGCCCCGTCGGTGCTGGCCCTCGCCGACGTAGAGGGATTTCCCGCTCACGCCGCCGCTTTGCGCCGCCGATTCCCCCACCTCTAG
- the lepA gene encoding elongation factor 4, whose protein sequence is MDLARIRNFSIIAHIDHGKSTLSDRILELTNAVDAREMRQQYLDSMDLERERGITIKAQNVRVEWRDHVLHLIDTPGHVDFGYEVSRSLAACEGVVLVVDAAQGIEAQTLANCYLALEHDLEIVAALNKIDLPAADPDRYAMEIENVLGIAAEDILRMSAKTGEGVGALLDAVVARIPAPSGDADAPLQALIFDSQYDQYRGVVSSIRVVNGRLSPGSRVAFMQAGSQHEAIEVGVRRPVPTPVAELGPGEVGYLIAGIKDVGEARSGETVTAAARPAASALPGYRDPKPMVFCGLYPIDGDDFEDLRESLEKLKLNDAAVTYQPETSGALGFGFRCGFLGLLHMEIVKERLEREFGLALIATAPSVEYRVHKTNGELEVVDNPADLPSAQEIDHIEEPYFKVGIITPKEYTGTLMDLCQTRRGDLIKLEYLSPERVELHYLIPLAEVVVDFFDQMKSRTQGYASLDYELAGYQRSQLVKVDLLLNGIVADAFSTIVHRDKAYEYGRRMCEKLKELIPRQMFDVPIQAGIGGKVISRETVKAKRKDVLAKCYGGDITRKRKLLEKQKEGKKKMKAIGRVEVPGDVFISALKLDD, encoded by the coding sequence ATGGATCTCGCCCGCATCCGCAACTTCTCGATCATCGCCCACATCGACCATGGCAAGTCGACGCTTTCGGACCGCATCCTCGAGCTGACGAACGCCGTCGACGCCCGCGAGATGCGCCAGCAGTACCTCGACTCGATGGACCTGGAGCGTGAGCGGGGGATCACGATCAAGGCCCAGAACGTGCGGGTCGAGTGGCGCGACCACGTGCTGCACCTCATCGACACGCCCGGCCACGTCGACTTCGGCTACGAGGTGAGCCGATCCCTCGCCGCGTGTGAGGGCGTAGTGCTGGTCGTCGACGCGGCGCAGGGGATCGAGGCGCAGACCCTCGCCAACTGCTACCTGGCGCTCGAGCATGACCTCGAGATCGTCGCCGCGCTGAACAAGATCGACCTGCCTGCCGCCGACCCCGATCGTTACGCGATGGAGATCGAGAACGTGCTCGGCATCGCTGCCGAGGACATCTTGCGCATGTCGGCCAAGACGGGCGAGGGGGTGGGTGCACTGCTCGACGCGGTCGTCGCCCGCATCCCGGCGCCGAGCGGCGACGCGGACGCCCCGCTGCAGGCGTTGATCTTCGACAGCCAGTACGACCAGTACCGCGGCGTGGTGTCGTCGATCCGAGTCGTCAACGGCAGGCTGTCGCCGGGCTCGCGGGTGGCGTTCATGCAGGCCGGGTCCCAGCACGAGGCGATCGAGGTCGGCGTCCGCCGACCGGTGCCGACGCCGGTGGCCGAGCTCGGCCCCGGCGAGGTGGGCTACCTCATCGCCGGCATCAAGGACGTCGGCGAGGCCCGCTCGGGCGAGACCGTCACCGCCGCCGCGCGCCCGGCGGCGAGTGCCCTGCCCGGTTACCGCGACCCCAAGCCGATGGTGTTCTGCGGGCTCTACCCGATCGACGGCGACGACTTCGAGGATCTGCGCGAGAGCCTCGAGAAGCTGAAGCTGAACGACGCCGCCGTCACCTACCAACCCGAGACCTCGGGTGCGCTCGGCTTCGGGTTCCGCTGCGGGTTCCTCGGGCTGTTGCACATGGAGATCGTGAAGGAGCGCCTCGAGCGTGAGTTCGGCCTGGCGCTGATCGCCACCGCGCCGAGCGTCGAGTACCGGGTGCACAAGACGAACGGCGAGCTCGAGGTCGTCGACAATCCCGCCGACCTGCCCTCCGCCCAGGAGATCGACCACATCGAGGAGCCCTACTTCAAGGTGGGCATCATCACCCCGAAGGAGTACACGGGCACGCTGATGGACCTGTGCCAGACCCGCCGCGGCGATCTGATCAAGCTGGAGTACCTCTCGCCCGAGCGGGTCGAGCTGCACTACCTGATCCCTCTCGCCGAGGTCGTGGTCGACTTCTTCGACCAGATGAAGAGCCGTACGCAGGGATACGCGAGCCTCGACTACGAGCTCGCCGGCTACCAGCGCAGCCAGCTCGTCAAGGTCGACCTGTTGCTGAACGGCATCGTCGCCGACGCGTTCTCGACGATCGTGCACCGTGACAAGGCGTACGAGTACGGCCGGCGGATGTGCGAGAAGCTGAAGGAGCTGATCCCTCGCCAGATGTTCGACGTGCCGATCCAAGCGGGCATCGGCGGCAAGGTGATCTCTCGCGAGACGGTGAAGGCCAAGCGCAAGGACGTGCTCGCCAAGTGCTACGGCGGTGACATCACGCGCAAGCGCAAGCTGCTCGAGAAGCAGAAGGAAGGCAAGAAGAAGATGAAGGCGATCGGCCGGGTGGAGGTGCCCGGCGACGTGTTCATCTCGGCGCTCAAGCTGGACGACTGA
- the holA gene encoding DNA polymerase III subunit delta: protein MSVHLVTGDEASLVSEAVRDLVDALVGDGDRSLMVDDFDGDFDVAALVDAAQTPPFLTEHRVVIGREIGAFDTAALAPLVAYLDDPLPSTHLLLVAGGGRLAKSLTDAVKRSGGTTTSATPPAKAKFRVEWVQERAERHGVKLTDAAVNRIERWLGEDAALLHGLLGTLAGAYDPGRVLDVADVEPFLGDAGGVPPWDLTDAIDAGDPRRALTLLERMMQGGERHPLAIMAILHGHYVKMLQLDGRDVASEAEAAAVLGMTGSTYPAKKALVTYQRLGAGGVQRAIELLAGADLDLKGAKAWPPELVVEVLVARLARLAPATARRR from the coding sequence ATGAGCGTCCACCTGGTCACCGGCGACGAAGCGAGCCTGGTCTCCGAGGCCGTCCGCGATCTGGTCGACGCGCTGGTCGGCGACGGCGACCGCAGTCTGATGGTCGACGATTTCGACGGCGACTTCGACGTCGCGGCCCTCGTCGACGCCGCCCAGACCCCCCCGTTCCTCACCGAGCACCGGGTGGTGATCGGTCGGGAGATCGGTGCTTTCGACACCGCGGCGCTGGCACCGCTCGTCGCCTACCTCGACGATCCGCTGCCCTCGACCCATCTCCTGCTGGTCGCCGGCGGCGGCAGGTTGGCGAAGTCGTTGACCGACGCGGTGAAGCGGTCGGGGGGCACGACCACGTCGGCGACACCGCCGGCGAAGGCCAAGTTCCGCGTGGAGTGGGTGCAAGAGCGCGCCGAGCGCCACGGCGTGAAGCTCACCGACGCGGCCGTCAACCGCATCGAGCGTTGGCTCGGCGAGGACGCGGCGCTGCTGCACGGTCTGCTCGGAACCCTCGCCGGCGCCTACGACCCCGGGCGTGTCCTCGACGTGGCCGACGTCGAGCCGTTCCTCGGCGACGCCGGGGGAGTGCCGCCGTGGGACCTGACCGACGCGATCGACGCCGGCGACCCGCGGCGTGCGCTGACCCTGCTGGAGCGGATGATGCAGGGCGGCGAGCGCCATCCCCTCGCGATCATGGCCATTCTGCACGGCCACTACGTGAAGATGCTCCAGCTCGACGGGCGCGACGTGGCGAGCGAGGCCGAGGCGGCCGCGGTGCTCGGCATGACCGGATCCACATACCCGGCGAAGAAGGCGTTGGTGACGTACCAGCGTCTCGGCGCCGGCGGCGTGCAACGGGCGATCGAGCTGCTCGCGGGGGCCGACCTCGACCTGAAGGGGGCGAAGGCCTGGCCGCCCGAGCTGGTGGTGGAGGTGCTGGTGGCGCGCTTGGCCAGGCTGGCGCCGGCCACTGCTCGGCGCCGCTAG
- the dnaJ gene encoding molecular chaperone DnaJ produces MADFYELLGVSRRASADEIKKAYRRRARELHPDAQPDDPQAEELFKELSRAYEVLSDADLRARYDRFGEAGLGGSGATGDMFSGGGGLGDLFDAFFGGSPFGGGGGRGAAGPPRGQDLEVVADVAFEQAVFGATVPVSVRTAAACEDCAGSGAGSGTEPVTCAECNGSGQVRRVRQSILGQMVTASACPRCGGFGTVIATPCATCAGEGRRILDKTYQVDIPAGVDTGSTLRLTGRGAVGPRGGGAGDLYVHLRVAPHEHFTRDGDDIVTELPISIAQAALGVRLMMPTLDGEEELVVPAGTQPGRQFVLRGRGVPALHGRGRGHMRVLVRVDVPTKLSEAEATLLRQYAEMRGDDVAPPESGGLFSRIKSAFT; encoded by the coding sequence GTGGCCGACTTCTACGAGCTGCTCGGGGTGTCGCGCCGCGCCAGCGCGGACGAGATCAAGAAGGCGTACCGCCGGCGCGCCCGCGAGCTGCATCCCGACGCGCAGCCCGACGACCCCCAGGCCGAAGAGCTCTTCAAGGAGCTGTCCCGCGCCTACGAGGTGCTCTCCGACGCCGACCTGCGCGCCCGCTACGACCGCTTCGGCGAGGCCGGGTTGGGCGGGTCGGGCGCGACGGGTGACATGTTCTCCGGCGGGGGCGGCCTCGGCGACCTGTTCGACGCGTTCTTCGGTGGCTCGCCCTTCGGCGGCGGTGGCGGGCGCGGCGCGGCCGGCCCGCCGCGCGGCCAGGACCTCGAGGTGGTCGCAGACGTCGCGTTCGAGCAGGCGGTGTTCGGGGCCACGGTGCCGGTGAGCGTGCGCACCGCCGCCGCCTGCGAAGACTGTGCAGGCAGCGGCGCCGGGTCGGGCACCGAGCCCGTCACCTGCGCCGAGTGCAACGGCTCGGGACAGGTCCGCCGCGTGCGCCAGAGCATCCTCGGCCAGATGGTCACCGCTTCCGCGTGCCCTCGCTGTGGTGGGTTCGGCACCGTCATCGCCACCCCGTGCGCGACGTGCGCCGGCGAAGGACGGCGCATCCTCGACAAGACGTATCAGGTCGACATTCCTGCCGGGGTCGACACCGGCTCGACGCTGCGCCTCACCGGGCGCGGTGCGGTCGGGCCACGCGGCGGCGGTGCCGGAGATCTCTACGTGCACTTGCGCGTCGCGCCCCACGAGCACTTCACCCGAGACGGCGACGACATCGTCACCGAGTTGCCGATCTCGATCGCGCAGGCCGCTCTCGGTGTGCGGTTGATGATGCCCACGCTCGACGGCGAGGAAGAGCTCGTCGTCCCGGCGGGCACCCAGCCCGGGCGTCAGTTCGTGCTGCGCGGCCGGGGCGTGCCTGCGCTGCACGGTCGCGGCCGAGGCCACATGCGCGTCTTGGTCAGGGTCGATGTGCCGACCAAGCTGAGCGAGGCCGAGGCGACGCTGCTGCGCCAGTACGCGGAGATGCGTGGCGACGACGTCGCCCCGCCGGAGTCAGGCGGGCTGTTCTCGCGGATCAAGTCCGCGTTCACATGA
- the rpsT gene encoding 30S ribosomal protein S20, producing the protein MANIKSQKKRNITNAKRAERNKAVRSELKTRVKTATRTIGEDSNDQDVRLAVKKLDMAAAKGIIHPNAAARKKSRLMKKVQAGA; encoded by the coding sequence GTGGCCAACATCAAGAGCCAGAAGAAGCGCAACATCACCAATGCGAAGCGTGCCGAGCGGAACAAGGCCGTGCGCAGCGAGCTGAAGACGCGGGTGAAGACGGCTACGCGCACCATCGGCGAGGACTCCAACGACCAAGACGTGCGTCTCGCGGTGAAGAAGCTCGACATGGCCGCCGCCAAGGGGATCATCCACCCCAACGCCGCGGCTCGCAAGAAGAGCCGGCTGATGAAGAAGGTCCAGGCAGGCGCCTGA
- a CDS encoding tetratricopeptide repeat protein, producing the protein MAIDVTDATFQTEVVERSTTTAVVIDLWAPWCGPCQTLGPILERVVDATGGKVVLVKVNVDENPQISQAFRVQSIPAVFAMKDGQVVDGFMGAYPEPEVQAFVDRLQPTEEESQLESLIAAGDEASLRAALEIEPGNEQAVVALAELLVQGKRADEALALLARIPENDRVRRVAAEARLSQNPTDDFDAKLTELLDRVRDDDEARQEYVDILELMGPHDPRTASFRKQLTSRLF; encoded by the coding sequence ATGGCCATCGACGTGACGGATGCGACCTTCCAGACCGAGGTCGTCGAGCGCTCGACCACCACCGCGGTCGTCATCGATCTCTGGGCACCGTGGTGCGGTCCGTGCCAGACGCTCGGCCCGATCCTGGAGCGCGTCGTCGACGCCACCGGCGGCAAGGTGGTGCTGGTGAAGGTGAACGTCGACGAGAACCCGCAGATCTCCCAGGCCTTCCGGGTGCAGTCGATCCCCGCCGTCTTCGCGATGAAGGACGGCCAGGTCGTAGACGGGTTCATGGGCGCCTATCCCGAGCCCGAGGTGCAGGCGTTCGTCGACCGTTTGCAGCCGACCGAGGAGGAGTCCCAGCTCGAGTCGCTGATCGCCGCCGGCGACGAGGCCAGCTTGCGCGCGGCGCTCGAGATCGAGCCCGGCAACGAGCAAGCGGTCGTCGCCCTCGCCGAGCTGCTCGTGCAGGGCAAGCGCGCCGACGAGGCGCTAGCCCTGCTGGCGAGGATCCCCGAGAACGACCGCGTGCGGCGCGTGGCCGCCGAGGCTCGGCTGTCGCAGAACCCCACCGACGACTTCGACGCCAAGCTGACCGAGCTGCTCGACCGCGTCCGCGACGACGACGAGGCGCGCCAGGAGTACGTCGACATCCTCGAGCTGATGGGCCCCCACGACCCGCGCACGGCCTCGTTCCGCAAGCAGCTGACCAGCCGACTTTTCTGA
- a CDS encoding helix-hairpin-helix domain-containing protein yields the protein MPSGESGHSPAPDEVVLVRPPPPTTWLEHARQLLSWFGIGRLVAVSLSVLAVGAGGYWLLRAPPAPVESTLPTATAGAPSGGPAVSAPPPASTTTPPAAADPAAAEVVVHVAGAVGRPGVVRLAAGARVVDAVDAAGGAAADADLDALNLAALATDGQQVYVPRVGEAGGGASTTVAAAAAETPPSASSPLDLNSADVVALDALPGVGPATASAIVAYRDEHGPFVAVDQLLDVPGIGPAKLEVLRPLVRT from the coding sequence ATGCCGAGCGGCGAATCCGGCCATTCCCCTGCGCCAGACGAGGTGGTCCTCGTCCGCCCACCTCCCCCCACGACCTGGCTCGAACACGCCCGCCAGCTCCTGTCGTGGTTCGGGATCGGTCGCCTGGTCGCCGTGTCCCTCTCGGTGCTGGCCGTCGGTGCCGGCGGCTACTGGCTGCTGCGCGCCCCGCCGGCGCCGGTCGAGTCGACCTTGCCGACGGCCACCGCGGGCGCACCATCGGGTGGGCCGGCCGTGTCTGCGCCGCCGCCAGCCAGCACGACGACGCCGCCTGCCGCTGCTGATCCGGCGGCGGCAGAGGTGGTGGTGCACGTCGCCGGTGCCGTCGGACGCCCTGGAGTGGTGCGCCTCGCCGCCGGGGCGCGCGTCGTCGACGCCGTCGACGCCGCAGGTGGTGCCGCTGCCGACGCCGATCTCGACGCGTTGAACCTCGCCGCCCTGGCCACCGACGGCCAGCAGGTCTACGTGCCCCGCGTGGGCGAAGCCGGTGGGGGGGCATCGACGACGGTGGCGGCGGCGGCCGCCGAGACGCCGCCCTCGGCGTCCTCGCCGCTCGACCTGAACTCGGCCGATGTCGTCGCGCTCGATGCCCTGCCCGGCGTCGGACCGGCGACGGCGTCGGCGATCGTGGCCTACCGCGACGAGCACGGCCCGTTCGTCGCCGTCGATCAGCTCCTCGACGTGCCCGGCATCGGGCCGGCCAAGCTCGAGGTACTGCGCCCGCTCGTGCGGACGTGA